The genomic segment CTTACTTGCATGCTCAAGGAGATATAAAATGACCCACTCGAGTACGCGAAGACCCAAATTAATAATAATGTAAACAACTGAAATTGCAATATGCATAATTACTCCTGTACGTATGGCTAAATTATTTTAATACTTAATTCAAATGTTAAATAATATTCTAAAATCCTTTGCTATTAACCGCACGTAAATATAATAGCAATTTTTCATTAAAGCAACTAAATTTACATTATTGCTTTTCCCCATACCTTTTAATATCTTAAAAAATAAAAACTCCCTAATTTTTACTAACATCTTGAACAACAATAAACTCATAGTCAAAGGTGCACGCGTACACAATCTGAAGAATATCGATGTGGAGATGCCGCGAGATAAACTTATCGTTATAACCGGATTATCCGGTTCCGGTAAATCGAGCTTGGCTTTTGATACAATATATGCTGAAGGTCAGCGCCGGTACATCGAGAGTCTATCGGCTTACGCCCGCCAGTTCCTTGGTGTAATGGAACGTCCCGATGTTGATAACATCGATGGGTTAAGCCCCGCAATTTCGATAGAACAAAAATCGGTTTCGCAAAATCCGCGTTCGACTGTCGGGACTGTTACCGAAATTTACGATTATCTCCGCTTACTTTTTGCGCGCGTCGGCGTTCAGCATTGCAGCCAGTGCGGGTTGAAAGTAGAGAAACAAAATATTGATGCCATCATCGACAGTGTGATGAGTTTACCTGAAAACACGCGGGTTCAAATACTGGCGCCTGTCGTGCGGGGAAGGAAAGGACATTATCGCGAATTGTTCGAAGAAATAGTCCGCGATGGCTTTCTTCGTGTTCGTATCGACGGCGAAGGGAAAGAAATTTACAAGGGTATGCAAGCTGATCGCTACAAAATTCACAACATCGAAATTGTTATTGACCGAATTGTTTTGCAAAATCAGATACGAAGTCGTGTTGCCGATTCTATCGAGACCGCATTAAATTTTGGTTCCGGTGTTGTAATTGTAAATACAGAAAACGGTGATTCGCTTTACAGCATTCACTTCGCTTGCAGCTTATGTGGTATCAGCTACGAAGACCCGGCGCCGAATTCATTCTCCTTCAATTCTCCTTATGGGTATTGCCCCACCTGTTCAGGACTCGGCGAAAACCGTAAGTTGGACGTTAATCTTATTATTCCCGACGAATCTAAAACTATAAACGATGAAGGCATAGCAGCGCTCGGCAAACCAAGGCAAACCTGGTTATGGAGTCAGATACGTTCGGTGGCTAAGAAAAATAAGTATAATTTCGATACACCGATAAACGAAATTCCTAAAAAGTTCATAAACATTTTACTCAACGGTGCCGGGGATGAAAAATTCGAAGTAGAATACACATATAATAGTGGTAGAAAAGTTGTTTATAAACATCGCTATAACGGAATTTTGCATTCGCTTCAGCATTATTATGACGAAACATCATCGAACCATATCCGCCAATGGGTCGAGGCATATATGTCGGTTAATCCGTGCGGCGATTGTAATGGCGGGCGACTCCGCAAAGAAAGTCTTGCTGTTAAAATCACCGACCTAAAAACGAACAGGTTAGTGAACATCGCGGATGTTGTTCGTCTCTCAATAAAAGATGCAAAAATATTTTTCCAAAATCTAAAACTTTCGGAAAGGCAAAGTATAATTGCCAATCAGATTTCAGGCGAAATAAATAAGCGGCTTGAATTTTTGTTAAATGTTGGATTAGATTATTTAACACTCGATCGACCGGCACGCACACTTTCAGGCGGCGAGGGGCAGCGCATCCGGCTTGCTACACAAATCGGTTCACAGTTAGTGGGCGTGCTCTACGTTCTTGATGAACCGAGTATCGGTTTACATCAACGCGATAATATAAAACTGATCAATTCGCTTAAAAAACTTCGCGATTTGGGAAATACTATAATTGTTGTCGAGCACGATAAAGAAATGATTCAAAGTGCCGACTTCGTTGTAGATTTAGGACCGGGCGCCGGTGAACACGGCGGTTACCTGGTAACATCGGGAAAACCAAAACAACTGAAATTACGGAATGATGAACTAATAATTTCAGGAAACGGTATTGAACCGATATCATACACAGCCCACTATCTTGCCAATGAACGTAAAATCGATATTCCAAAAATCCGCAGAGAAGGAAACGGACTGTTTATTACTTTGCGTGGATGTAGTGGAAACAATTTGAAAAATATCGATGCAAAAATTCCGCTTGGAAAACTTATTTGTGTAACCGGAGTTAGTGGTTCGGGTAAATCCACTTTGATAATCGAAACGCTCTATCGCATTCTTTCCAGAAAATTTTATCGCTCAAACGATGTCCCTCTTAAGTATAAAAAAATCGAAGGTTTACAAAATATTGATAAAGTTATTGATATAGACCAGAATCCGATTGGACGCACACCACGTTCGAATCCTGCAACTTATACAGGGTTGTTCACGCTCATCCGCGATTTATTTACGCAACTGCCTGAAGCAAAAATTCGCGGTTACAAGGCGGGAAGATTTAGCTTCAACGTGAAGGGGGGCAGATGTGAAGAGTGCGAGGGCGACGGCGTGCGTAAAATTGAAATGAATTTCTTACCCGGTGTTTATGTTCAATGCGAGGTTTGCAAAGGAAAGCGGTATAGTAAAGAAACTCTCGAAGTTTTATACAAAGGGAAATCGATTGCCGATATTTTAAATATGACTGTTGAGGAAGCTCTTAGTTTCTTCAGTGAAATCCCCAAAATAGTTCGCAAGCTTCAAACCCTTTTTGATGTAGGAATGAGCTACATCAGGCTTGGTCAGCAGGCGACAACACTTTCGGGGGGCGAGGCGCAACGGGTTAAATTATCAACTGAACTTTCAAAAATCGGAACGGGTAATACACTTTACATATTGGACGAACCGACAACGGGACTTCATTTCGAAGATATCAGGATGTTGCTTTCGGTCTTGAATAAATTGGTTGAAAAAGGAAATACCGTTGTTATTATCGAACATAATATGGATGTAATAAAATGTGCCGATTGGATAATGGATTTAGGACCGGGCGGCGGTGATGAAGGGGGTGAAATAGTAGCACAAGGAAGCCCAGAAGAAATTGTAAAAATTAAAAGAAGTTACACAGGGATGTATCTCAAAGATGAGTTGTTTGGAATTTGAGAATTTATAAAATATATTTATCTGGTATCATTACTTTTTTTATGAAAAACATCTGATTATTTGTCCGTACAAATGTTTGTTTCGGTCTCGAATCGGTCTATCTTTTAAACCACGACTTACCCGTCCGCCCGTTTGGCAGGATTCGTGGATTCAAATTAATTCAAATTAACATTATGGAATATATTATCATTTCATTAGCTGCATTTTTAACTTCAGGTTTAACTTTATTCTCCGGATTCGGTCTCGGCACTTTACTGATGCCTGTGTTTGCAATATTTTTTCCAATCCATATTGCTGTAGGTATGACGGCGCTTGTTCACTTTGCGAATAATATTTTCAAACTCGCCCTCGTCGGGAGGGAAGCCGATATATCTACAGTTATACGTTTTGGATTGCCTGCTATTCTCGCCGCCTTTGTAGGTGCGTTCCTTCTCCAATGGCTGTCCGATTTACAGCCGCTATTTGGTTATTCGCTTTTTGGAAATAATTTCCAAATAATGCCGGTCAAACTTATTATCGCAATCTTGATGTTATGTTTTGCATTGTTCGAACTGTTGCCGCACTTCGAAAAATTATCTTTCCCCAAAAAATATTTGCCAATCGGTGGTGTGTTGAGTGGCTTCTTCGGCGGACTTTCAGGTCATCAAGGTGCCCTTCGGAGTGCATTTCTCATAAAAACCGGTATGTCAAAAGAAAGCTTCATCGGAACAGGTGTCGTGATCGCCTGCCTGATTGATGCAACCCGCCTCTCAGTTTATTCGGGTCATTTTGCTGTCGCAGGTATCGCAGATAACTCGATTTTACTCGCTTGTGCCACT from the Bacteroidota bacterium genome contains:
- the uvrA gene encoding excinuclease ABC subunit UvrA, translated to MNNNKLIVKGARVHNLKNIDVEMPRDKLIVITGLSGSGKSSLAFDTIYAEGQRRYIESLSAYARQFLGVMERPDVDNIDGLSPAISIEQKSVSQNPRSTVGTVTEIYDYLRLLFARVGVQHCSQCGLKVEKQNIDAIIDSVMSLPENTRVQILAPVVRGRKGHYRELFEEIVRDGFLRVRIDGEGKEIYKGMQADRYKIHNIEIVIDRIVLQNQIRSRVADSIETALNFGSGVVIVNTENGDSLYSIHFACSLCGISYEDPAPNSFSFNSPYGYCPTCSGLGENRKLDVNLIIPDESKTINDEGIAALGKPRQTWLWSQIRSVAKKNKYNFDTPINEIPKKFINILLNGAGDEKFEVEYTYNSGRKVVYKHRYNGILHSLQHYYDETSSNHIRQWVEAYMSVNPCGDCNGGRLRKESLAVKITDLKTNRLVNIADVVRLSIKDAKIFFQNLKLSERQSIIANQISGEINKRLEFLLNVGLDYLTLDRPARTLSGGEGQRIRLATQIGSQLVGVLYVLDEPSIGLHQRDNIKLINSLKKLRDLGNTIIVVEHDKEMIQSADFVVDLGPGAGEHGGYLVTSGKPKQLKLRNDELIISGNGIEPISYTAHYLANERKIDIPKIRREGNGLFITLRGCSGNNLKNIDAKIPLGKLICVTGVSGSGKSTLIIETLYRILSRKFYRSNDVPLKYKKIEGLQNIDKVIDIDQNPIGRTPRSNPATYTGLFTLIRDLFTQLPEAKIRGYKAGRFSFNVKGGRCEECEGDGVRKIEMNFLPGVYVQCEVCKGKRYSKETLEVLYKGKSIADILNMTVEEALSFFSEIPKIVRKLQTLFDVGMSYIRLGQQATTLSGGEAQRVKLSTELSKIGTGNTLYILDEPTTGLHFEDIRMLLSVLNKLVEKGNTVVIIEHNMDVIKCADWIMDLGPGGGDEGGEIVAQGSPEEIVKIKRSYTGMYLKDELFGI
- a CDS encoding sulfite exporter TauE/SafE family protein, translating into MEYIIISLAAFLTSGLTLFSGFGLGTLLMPVFAIFFPIHIAVGMTALVHFANNIFKLALVGREADISTVIRFGLPAILAAFVGAFLLQWLSDLQPLFGYSLFGNNFQIMPVKLIIAILMLCFALFELLPHFEKLSFPKKYLPIGGVLSGFFGGLSGHQGALRSAFLIKTGMSKESFIGTGVVIACLIDATRLSVYSGHFAVAGIADNSILLACATLAAFLGAFIGNRLIKKITLSIVKIIVAIMLFVIALGLGTGLI